The following DNA comes from Falco rusticolus isolate bFalRus1 chromosome 12, bFalRus1.pri, whole genome shotgun sequence.
TATGGCTGCCTCTCACCCCAGGAATTTTAACAATATAGTTTAATTATATGCTTTCTTAAGACTCCTGGTCTCTTAGCCTTGTGCACCACAGACTCTGACGGACCTAGGCACTGAGGATCAGCTTCATGCTGACATAAGTCTGACACAACTAACTCACAAAAAGCCAGAGACCCGCAGAGTAAACTATAGAAAGACCATCACAAGAAATTGTCCTTTGTGTACAAACACCCCCTGCATATACACACTGTATGATTCCCActccctcttccccttttttcccagtttcttcaTGTGCCATTTTACGCTCCAGTCTAATGTTGCGTAGTTTTTGGTACCTGATCCAAAAGGCAGCTCAGGAGCAGTCAACCCTGCTGATGGTTGTATAGGTAACAGCTCCATGCACAGCTGCTTCAGCTGTGATTGATGTCAACAGAAGTCTGTGGAAAGACTCTGGGGAAGTTCAGAGATGGTGCCTGGTGTAGGGAAAGGACAAACACCTCCTATGAAACAACTCCTTAACAAGTATCTAACAAATAACCTTTAAGCAGCAACTGAAGATTCAGGGTTAAGCATATAACACCATCATGTATGCATTACcattttctattactttttcaACTTCTAAAAAACTTTCTTGGAAAGCTCTGCTAGTACGTCCCAGGTTGATGAAGTAACATGGGTCAGTGAGCTCTTATGCCTGCTAAGAAATCAGAAGATTCCTAGCATATTTCCTCAGGcgtttttaaaaacaatcctGGAAACAATTAACCACTGAAGTTTGTTGTAAGAACACAGTGTTTTGGGTTCACTgagttttggttgttggtttgtggggtttttttgtgagcTTTTGATTTagtacacagagaaaaatctcattCATTTAACAATCAACAATTCCATGTTGGTTATGTCATGTAGGTTGTTGACTTCTGTCTCTAAAAAAGAATAGGCTCCTAGCAACAGCTTCCCATGTTTAGTTCATTTAAAAGGGCTCACTTGTGTAATAGGGTTCTCTTCCATCTTCCTTGATGTCCATTCACATGAAATTAGGGATTTCACACATTTAAGGCCACATCTACAGTAGAAAATAATGCAATGTGAAAGGAGAGGATCTGAAGAGCAAAAGTTCATGCTAAGGGCCCAATATTCATGCTGCAAATATTCCAGGGGCTTTAGCTTTAGTTGGGTCCCCTGAACTGAACGCCCACGAGCACTTGGTGTGTTCTATGTACACTTTTGGAGCGTACCTTCCAGGGCAGCTTCATCTGAACTCTGTTCGTGAGCTCCAGGACCACTCCGCAGTCACAGCCCAAGTGTGGTAAGCAATGACAATCAGGAAATCCAGCACAAAAACTCCCTCCTGACTCTCTTGTAGAGATTTACACCATGCAGCCAAATGTTTTGCTGAGCAGACAGGCATACTTACGAATGCATACACATACATTATCCCACAACCTTGTTTCCATAGGACCCaatctaaaaatattcatttatcaGCTCCACAATGAGGCTGATATAATTCTGCTGTCCCTTGACATCCAGCCTGCACTGTTAAGAGCGATGAACAATTCATCTGCTTCCAAGATCTGGCTGATGAAATGTGCCGctgattttccattttattttagaattaatATATCCTGTGGATGCTATCTATGTATAGAATATATACAGATAGAAAAGCCTTTAAATGAATgagaaattccatttttctgtaacaatcCTTTGTGTCAAATATAATTGTACTGGCAACTCTGGAGAGTCTTTGataaaaatctccttttaaGAGAAATATCATAATCTTTCTGGGACAGTGTACTCTAACGTAAGCTCTTCTTACATCTATAGCTTCTTAAAAAATCAACACCCCCAAATTCCAACCAAAAAAATACCCCAGAGTGAATGCCATTGTCCTAGCTCCTTTTTAACTGATTTGAGGGCAATTGATGAACCTTGCAAGTAATGTACTTCCATTTCTCCACACTTCTTTGTGAAACACTGCAGTACACCTTGCAGCTTTACAGTCATAAGGAGTGCAACACCTAACTCAGGTTTTATGGTTTGGCACGTTACTTAACACAGCATATTTAAGATTAATTAGCAATAGTCACCTCCAGCAGAAGACACAAAAATTTGCATGGACAGAAAATGGATACACAGCCCTTTGTTGGTGGCTTGAAAACATGCTCACCTGTAACCATTCATTAGCATCAGCTTCAACTTTTTGTATCccatggaaaaaatatgaaaataataaaaacattgttACATATATTTGACCTTCTTGgtaaaaatatgtgtatttaaatAGTTCTATGCCCAGGGAAacctttttcctgcttctgcatGTTTGCCTTTTTACCCGCACCTGACTAGGCATATATTATTGCATGTTTCAAACTCCTGCTTGAACATGCACTATCCAGCAAAGAGTCCCCATGTACTATATCATGGTATGTCCTGAGTATGACATCACCTGTGTATTGTGCTAGGTCCTGCAAACATATTTGTCAGTAATAGGAATAttccctctctttctcctcttcctatCTTTTCCATAACTCCCAGATATGTAATCCGtgttaaaaaggaaagtttgTGATAAAAAATTGCAGCTCTTTCTAATCTTGTGAACAGGTAGGAGTTTTAAGACTCAAGTCTTAAAACCATCCTCAGACACCCTAACATACACTGAGATTTTCAGATTGTCAGGTACCCACTGTCCTAACAAACCACTCAGCCACTGGCTCCAGAGTTTCTAGAACCAGGAACTGATTCTTAGACATAAGAACTTTGCTTTAGGCTGCCACATCTGAAAATTTTCTTAACTCTCCTCACAGGCAAATTTGTCAGGCTTTCTCCTTAAGAATGACAGCAGTTTCCTTCTGCCTAATTCTGTCCACTTCTGTTTTGAAGTGCGTTCTGACTAAGAGTGTTTTCAgacttcattttaaatgaatttatcTGTTCCAGGTACCTGGCCATTGTTCATCCACTGAAACCACGAATGAATTATCAAACAGCAACCTTCCTAATCGCCTTGGTCTGGATCATCTCCATACTTGTAGCTATCCCATCTGCCTACTTTACTACTGAAACAGTGTTATTCATAGTGAAGAACCAGGAAAAAATTTTCTGTGGTCAAATTTGGCCAGTTGACCAGCAGATGTACTACAGATCgtattttctcttcatctttGGCATCGAATTTGTTGCCCCTGTTGTTACGATGGCCTTGTGTTATGCCAGGATCTCTCGGGAACTTTGGTTTAAAACTGTACCAGGATTTCAAACGGAACAGATCAGGAAGAGGCTTcgatgcagaagaaaaactgttatGGTACTGATGTGCATCCTGACTGCCTATGTTCTCTGCTGGTCACCTTTCTATGGGTTCACAATTGTCCGTGACTTTTTCCCCACCATCTTTGTGAAAGAGAAGCATTATCTTACTGCTTTTTACATAGTTGAATGTATTGCTATGAGCAACAGCATGATAAACACCATGTGTTTTGTAACTGTAAAAAACAACACCATGAAGTATTTCAAGAAGATCATGTTGCTCAGATGGAGATCAACATATAACGGAAGCAAATCTAGCACAGATTTAGACCTGAGAACAAGTGCAATGCCAGTCACAGAGGAGGTAGACtgcataaaactgaaataaattttctgaagttctAATCTCACGTATTTTGGAAAGGGGGTAAAGAGGAAATAATGCCTCCTCATAAGCTTCTCCCTTGTCTATAGGAATATCCACCACTGGGCAGAGTCCTTGAAAAGCAGCCTACTACATGTTTCCATCAAAACTCTTTTCACTGGACTGCTGTATAATCCCATAACTCAGACCGATGCTGTGCTTCAGGTCACAATATGTAAATATGGGATGTAGACTCTCATTTTGGAgttgtttaaaatttaagatgaacaaaaaagtctgtgaatgcattaaaatatattacagtGATGGAAGAATTGATTGCTGATCCTAAAAATGAtgatgctttgtttcttcttaaaaggAATTTCTTTGATATTATCATTTGTACCTTTAAGCTATTCCgtgtccttttccttctgctcacaAGATGCAGGATGGCAAAAATGCCCATTTTCCTTCGTGTCACACTTCATCCTCTCAGTTTACTCCTCATGATGAAGCTCCTTGAAGTCTACAGACTACCAGCTTTCTATTGTACAATGTGCAGCATgctcttttgaaagaaagacaCATTCTCTACAAAGCTAAATACTGCTTCACAATCTAGTGAAAACCTCAAGTCTCTTCCTGTGACACCTTGTTTAAGAGTATTTTATCAACATTCCACTCTGTAGTTTTATGTAGAATGGTACTCTGTTTATTGTATTTGGAAATGTCACAGCTACATATTGAAGGGAGCTGGTCCCTTCTCTTATCTCCAGGCACCCTGTGGCCATATTCTGCTGCTTTGAGTCACGGAGCTCTTCACAGAATCAATCACTAAATCATAGAGGTGGGCAACATTTCCAGATTATCTAGTTCACCCCTCTGATCAAGCAGGGTCAACTAGAACATGTTGCCCAGGATAGTGTCTAGCTGGGCTTTGACTGactccagggatggagactgcacaggCTCACTGGAccacctgttccagtgttcaaCAGCgctcacagtaaaaaaagtgttttcttatgttCAGACAGAATTCCATGTGTTTCAACCTGTTTTTCAGTGGGACCCAAGTAAAATTATAGCATGTTAGTGGGAAAAAATCCACTCTGCTGAACCAGGCCTAGACATCTTACCAAGTCTGTATAcaccttcaaaataaaatacaaataggGCCAAATTAGCATAAGGATCTTGAGACAATCTGTCTTTCTGCAAGCAGTGGAGAGACAGACTCATGGCTGCAGCGAGCCAGTCACTGTTTGAGTTGAGTAGGTCGTTATCTGGTCAAATGTGAGGCAACAACTCAAGATGAATTCTGCATTGCCTCCAACAGTGCTGTTTTTACTGTTCTGATTTTGTGCAACTCCAGGACAGGTGTTTTCGTAACTGATACGCATGATAAAGCAGGTGATGTAGCAGTAATACCTACTCATTTAAACTACACATAAGATAACATGAACTTTTGTGTATTCTTTTGTGTATTGAAATAAAGTCTTTTCTATTGTGATGACaaatgcttctttctgttttaaagtatgTAGTACCACCCAGTTTTGGAGTAAACAGCTTTTGTAAATAATGTCTATTTGTGAATTTAAAGTGAGCAGCAAATCCTGCtaataaaacagtaaatatgGAGTCAGTACCAGcattgtgaattattttttatattcttcccTTAACCATAATTTTCCTACACAAGTGACTAATGTGAATTATCCCatttctgctacagaaaaaCTACCAAGCTGACCAATTAAATTTAATGGCAAAAGGATATTCAAATCCATTAAAGTGCTTAAATGCTCTCATCATTAGCTGCtcttaaaaaatacacattggAGAGGATCTCATAATTTGCTCTGTTAGGCAAAACAATTACTGAAATCATTcttcaaaattatgttttttaatagGGATAAGTACTAAATCTATTTGTTTCCCAGCCTGCCAAAGAAGTTTAAAGGACTGGAGAGTTGCAGTATTTTATCAAGAGGCTTAATCCTGTAATTTCTCCTGAAATCTCACGGTTTCTTCTGAAACTATGCACCCATATTTATCTCCTGAAACCTGTACTAGTTACTGGAGATTAGCTAGCAATCCTACTTGTTATCCAAGTGCCCTGATGCTCCTTCCATCTATTATTACTAGACTTCTCTTGGTGCAACAGacccaaacaaccaacaactTTCCACACCTGGAAATCCACCTCAGGCTGAGTTATCGAAAAAACAAAGCTCAACCCCCACCAAGTGATATAGTACCAAGCAAAAGCTAGGGGAAAGAATTGCTTTCAAATTCTAGAAATCACTTTAAGAGCTTCAAGAAGAGCTCTTCTGGCCCAGCCTGCAG
Coding sequences within:
- the LOC119156395 gene encoding prokineticin receptor 2, translated to MTMEQAEHKTNATVNLNFAAIYNLHDGDLTFLRNFSFPFNFSYSDYDLPLDSEDDVTKTRTFFAAKIVIGVALVGIMLVCGIGNFIFIAALTRYKKLRNLTNLLIANLAISDFIVAIVCCPFEMDYYVVRQLSWEHGHVLCASVNYLRTVSLYVSTNALLAIAVDRYLAIVHPLKPRMNYQTATFLIALVWIISILVAIPSAYFTTETVLFIVKNQEKIFCGQIWPVDQQMYYRSYFLFIFGIEFVAPVVTMALCYARISRELWFKTVPGFQTEQIRKRLRCRRKTVMVLMCILTAYVLCWSPFYGFTIVRDFFPTIFVKEKHYLTAFYIVECIAMSNSMINTMCFVTVKNNTMKYFKKIMLLRWRSTYNGSKSSTDLDLRTSAMPVTEEVDCIKLK